A DNA window from Brassica napus cultivar Da-Ae chromosome C1, Da-Ae, whole genome shotgun sequence contains the following coding sequences:
- the LOC106445419 gene encoding pentatricopeptide repeat-containing protein At4g26800-like isoform X1, whose amino-acid sequence MRWPIPTAISSTAKALLHRYFPKNGIIAPSFRLCKFRAFSSAVDYREILRTGLRGIKHDEAVDLFGYMAESRPLPNIIEFNKVLTAIAKMKSYETVIRLWSIVEDDEGIEISPDIYTCNILVKCFIRCCHPCLAMSFLGKMLKLGVEPDVVTGSLLVNGFCQINRFDEAFYVAEQMKKMGVTLNVVVYTILIDGLCRNRFLNEAINVFGLMENEGVTPNVFTYTSLISGLCNACKLSEASHVLRQMISRKIDPNVVTFTTLINAYVKAGKFSEFWELYQEMIKMSIDPNVVTYTSVINGLCMHNHVDRAKKAFEDMLRNGCAPNVLTYSTLAYGLFKSNRFNEGIELLKEMSDSGVAENTVSRNTLIQGCIQAGKISSAQELFERMPSDGLPPNIRSYNIVLAGLFVYGKVKKALSTYELMQKTRNDLDIVTYTIMIHWMCKDGKADEAFKLFFSLSSKGVEPDDKAYTAMISGLKKNGMLARAHALTRAYQKYKRNRGSI is encoded by the coding sequence ATGCGGTGGCCGATCCCGACTGCGATTTCGTCGACGGCTAAGGCGCTTCTTCACCGATACTTCCCGAAGAACGGTATCATCGCTCCTTCGTTTCGGCTCTGCAAGTTTCGAGCTTTCTCTAGCGCTGTTGACTACCGAGAGATACTGAGAACTGGGCTTCGCGGTATCAAGCACGATGAAGCTGTGGACTTGTTCGGTTACATGGCTGAGTCTCGTCCCCTGCCTAACATCATCGAGTTCAACAAAGTACTGACTGCTATCGCCAAGATGAAGAGTTACGAAACTGTGATCAGACTCTGGAGTATTGTGGAGGATGATGAGGGTATAGAGATCTCGCCTGATATCTACACCTGCAACATCTTAGTGAAGTGTTTTATCCGCTGTTGTCATCCTTGTCTTGCTATGTCTTTTCTTGGGAAGATGTTGAAGCTTGGTGTTGAGCCGGATGTGGTTACGGGCAGCTTGTTGGTTAATGGGTTTTGCCAGATCAATAGATTTGATGAGGCTTTCTATGTGGCTGAGCAGATGAAGAAGATGGGTGTTACCCTTAATGTTGTAGTCTACACCATACTCATTGATGGTCTCTGTAGGAATAGGTTTTTGAATGAAGCGATTAATGTTTTTGGCCTTATGGAGAACGAAGGAGTTACTCCGAATGTGTTTACCTACACCTCTCTCATTAGTGGTCTTTGTAACGCTTGTAAGTTGAGTGAAGCCTCTCACGTACTTCGGCAGATGATCTCCAGGAAAATCGACCCGAATGTAGTCACTTTCACTACACTTATCAATGCGTATGTGAAAGCTGGGAAGTTTTCGGAATTTTGGGAGCTGTACCAGGAGATGATCAAGATGTCTATAGATCCTAATGTTGTCACTTACACTTCAGTGATCAATGGGTTGTGCATGCACAATCATGTAGATAGGGCCAAGAAAGCTTTTGAAGATATGCTAAGGAATGGGTGCGCCCCAAATGTATTGACTTACTCTACTCTTGCATATGGACTTTTCAAGTCCAACAGGTTCAACGAAGGGATTGAACTTTTAAAGGAGATGTCTGACAGTGGAGTTGCTGAAAACACAGTCTCTCGCAACACCCTTATCCAAGGGTGTATTCAAGCAGGCAAAATCAGTTCTGCGCAAGAACTTTTTGAAAGGATGCCTTCTGATGGTCTGCCTCCCAATATTAGGAGCTACAACATTGTGTTAGCTGGTCTATTTGTTTATGGAAAGGTAAAGAAAGCATTGAGTACATATGAACTTATGCAAAAGACTAGAAATGATCTTGATATTGTTACATATACTATCATGATTCATTGGATGTGCAAGGATGGTAAGGCGGATGAAGCATTTAAGTTGTTCTTCAGCCTAAGCAGTAAAGGAGTGGAGCCTGATGATAAAGCGTACACGGCAATGATCTCAGGGTTGAAGAAGAACGGCATGCTGGCTAGAGCGCATGCATTGACCAGGGCTTACCAGAAATACAAGCGGAACAGAGGAAGTATATAG
- the LOC106445419 gene encoding pentatricopeptide repeat-containing protein At4g26800-like isoform X2, with translation MRWPIPTAISSTAKALLHRYFPKNGIIAPSFRLCKFRAFSSAVDYREILRTGLRGIKHDEAVDLFGYMAESRPLPNIIEFNKVLTAIAKMKSYETVIRLWSIVEDDEGIEISPDIYTCNILVKCFIRCCHPCLAMSFLGKMLKLGVEPDVVTGSLLVNGFCQINRFDEAFYVAEQMKKMGVTLNVVVYTILIDGLCRNRFLNEAINVFGLMENEGVTPNVFTYTSLISGLCNACKLSEASHVLRQMISRKIDPNVVTFTTLINAYVKAGKFSEFWELYQEMIKMSIDPNVVTYTSVINGLCMHNHVDRAKKAFEDMLRNGCAPNVLTYSTLAYGLFKSNRFNEGIELLKEMSDSGVAENTVSRNTLIQGCIQAGKISSAQELFERMPSDGLPPNIRSYNIVLAGLFVYGKDGKADEAFKLFFSLSSKGVEPDDKAYTAMISGLKKNGMLARAHALTRAYQKYKRNRGSI, from the exons ATGCGGTGGCCGATCCCGACTGCGATTTCGTCGACGGCTAAGGCGCTTCTTCACCGATACTTCCCGAAGAACGGTATCATCGCTCCTTCGTTTCGGCTCTGCAAGTTTCGAGCTTTCTCTAGCGCTGTTGACTACCGAGAGATACTGAGAACTGGGCTTCGCGGTATCAAGCACGATGAAGCTGTGGACTTGTTCGGTTACATGGCTGAGTCTCGTCCCCTGCCTAACATCATCGAGTTCAACAAAGTACTGACTGCTATCGCCAAGATGAAGAGTTACGAAACTGTGATCAGACTCTGGAGTATTGTGGAGGATGATGAGGGTATAGAGATCTCGCCTGATATCTACACCTGCAACATCTTAGTGAAGTGTTTTATCCGCTGTTGTCATCCTTGTCTTGCTATGTCTTTTCTTGGGAAGATGTTGAAGCTTGGTGTTGAGCCGGATGTGGTTACGGGCAGCTTGTTGGTTAATGGGTTTTGCCAGATCAATAGATTTGATGAGGCTTTCTATGTGGCTGAGCAGATGAAGAAGATGGGTGTTACCCTTAATGTTGTAGTCTACACCATACTCATTGATGGTCTCTGTAGGAATAGGTTTTTGAATGAAGCGATTAATGTTTTTGGCCTTATGGAGAACGAAGGAGTTACTCCGAATGTGTTTACCTACACCTCTCTCATTAGTGGTCTTTGTAACGCTTGTAAGTTGAGTGAAGCCTCTCACGTACTTCGGCAGATGATCTCCAGGAAAATCGACCCGAATGTAGTCACTTTCACTACACTTATCAATGCGTATGTGAAAGCTGGGAAGTTTTCGGAATTTTGGGAGCTGTACCAGGAGATGATCAAGATGTCTATAGATCCTAATGTTGTCACTTACACTTCAGTGATCAATGGGTTGTGCATGCACAATCATGTAGATAGGGCCAAGAAAGCTTTTGAAGATATGCTAAGGAATGGGTGCGCCCCAAATGTATTGACTTACTCTACTCTTGCATATGGACTTTTCAAGTCCAACAGGTTCAACGAAGGGATTGAACTTTTAAAGGAGATGTCTGACAGTGGAGTTGCTGAAAACACAGTCTCTCGCAACACCCTTATCCAAGGGTGTATTCAAGCAGGCAAAATCAGTTCTGCGCAAGAACTTTTTGAAAGGATGCCTTCTGATGGTCTGCCTCCCAATATTAGGAGCTACAACATTGTGTTAGCTGGTCTATTTGTTTATGGAAAG GATGGTAAGGCGGATGAAGCATTTAAGTTGTTCTTCAGCCTAAGCAGTAAAGGAGTGGAGCCTGATGATAAAGCGTACACGGCAATGATCTCAGGGTTGAAGAAGAACGGCATGCTGGCTAGAGCGCATGCATTGACCAGGGCTTACCAGAAATACAAGCGGAACAGAGGAAGTATATAG
- the LOC106445408 gene encoding GDSL esterase/lipase At4g26790, translating to MLRNRVLAFLLLATQLLVEIPGTSAKVAALIVFGDSTVDSGNNNQISTVLKSNFQPYGRDYFDGKATGRFSNGRIAPDFISEGLGLKNAVPAYLDPSYDIKDFATGVCFASAGTGLDNATSDVLSVMPLWKEVEYYKEYQTKLRGYLGKDKANEVIRESLYLISIGTNDFLENYYLLPRKLRKYSVDEYQNFLIGLAGEFLTDIYRLGARKMSFSGLSPFGCLPLERTTQIFYGSKCIEEYNIAARDFNTKMQDKVFKLNKELSGVQLVFSNPYDLVSDIIHHPEAFGFNNVRSACCGTGYYEMSYLCDKMNPFTCTDASTYVFWDSFHPTEKTNEIVANHILKYDLARFQ from the exons ATGCTGCGAAACAGAGTTCTTGCGTTCTTGCTGCTTGCAACTCAGCTCTTGGTGGAGATACCTGGAACGAGTGCGAAAGTAGCAGCACTTATAGTATTCGGGGACTCAACAGTGGACTCAGGGAACAACAACCAGATCTCTACGGTTCTAAAGAGTAACTTCCAGCCGTATGGCCGGGACTACTTTGACGGCAAAGCAACTGGGAGATTCTCAAATGGTCGGATAGCTCCAGATTTCATTTCTGAAGGTTTAGGACTCAAGAACGCAGTCCCTGCTTACCTAGATCCATCATATGACATTAAAGACTTCGCCACTGGTGTCTGTTTTGCTTCAGCTGGAACAGGCCTAGACAATGCAACCTCTGATGTGTTA TCTGTGATGCCGCTTTGGAAGGAAGTGGAGTACTACAAAGAGTACCAGACCAAGCTAAGAGGCTACTTGGGTAAAGATAAAGCTAATGAAGTTATCAGAGAATCACTTTACCTGATTAGTATCGGAACCAACGATTTTCTTGAGAATTACTATCTTCTTCCTCGCAAGTTGCGTAAGTACTCTGTTGATGAGTACCAAAACTTCCTGATAGGACTCGCTGGAGAGTTCTTGACAGATATTTACAGACTCGGAGCTCGTAAGATGTCTTTCTCTGGACTATCTCCTTTTGGATGCTTGCCACTTGAAAGAACAACACAGATCTTTTATGGAAGCAAATGTATAGAAGAGTACAACATTGCTGCTAGAGACTTCAACACCAAGATGCAGGATAAAGTATTTAAGTTGAACAAAGAGCTGAGTGGAGTCCAGCTTGTATTTTCAAACCCGTACGACTTGGTTTCAGACATCATACACCATCCCGAAGCATTTG GTTTTAATAATGTAAGGAGTGCATGCTGCGGAACTGGGTACTATGAGATGAGCTACTTGTGTGATAAAATGAACCCTTTCACATGTACTGATGCGAGCACGTATGTGTTTTGGGACTCGTTTCATCCAACAGAGAAGACGAACGAAATCGTAGCAAACCATATTCTGAAGTATGATTTAGCTCGGTTTCAGTGA